aagagATGAAACATATtgctatatattaaaaaaatcatatttaaaaacaGGATATAACAACTCTGTTGAATGAATTCAAAACaagatgaacattttttttataatttctaactaTCAAACATTGCTTTTTTGACAGCACATAACATGCTAAAAAATTCATATTCCATAGATCCCATATCACATGCATATAATGGAATTCAAATACTTGTGACCACACCTTACAACCATGTCAATTACTTAAAATTCCAGGAAAATAATAGCTTCAATACATATACGGACCTACTAACAAAGTCATACACCTTTTCTCTATCAATTAATAACAGTATATTTTCAAACACTGCACTTCTAAGAGACATCACCCCAAAGTGCATCCTAAATTTATGATATACTTGTCActtgtcaaaaaaaatatacacttgTTAGACACACGTCAATCTGTGTCccatttcaaaattcagcacacaACTAAGATCCAGCCATTtaaaatccttaattttttcGGACTGCACTTGACAAGTATAAATAGTTTCCTTTACGTTCCAAAGAACATGTAATTATGTAAACCAGAATTTCATGTCTGCATTGAAATGTAATCTGCTAACGGATTTGGTGTTTAAATATTGGATCAGAACTAAGTTAAATCAATCAAAGCtatcaaattattaatataatgtaCACTTTCAGGCCAAACACTAGATTTTTGTAGAACAGATCAGGATTAGTGAATGTTGGTATCTTCCATTAACAACACTATATTTTTGTGGAACAGATCAGGATTAGTGCTGTAATTAAATTccaaaaagaaataatagattTAAAGAGCATTCTTAACTTTAATATGCCCTTCAGATTTTTTACATCTCCTTGTGGATCATGAGTTTCTCATTTTGTTCTACTTGGATAAATACTCCTTTTACCCCACATTCAGAAGCCCAACATTAAAAGCAGTCTCTGCCTAAAACTTTTAGAAATTgaggaactaaaaaaacaaatttaagttTGACAAACTTTAAGACCCTTAGCAATTGGGAATGCCAGTGTTTTCAATTAGGAACTTCCAAAAAGAGACTTTAAGGCCCTTAGCAACATGCCTGATCAGGTAGGCTATTTAACATTGGGTTTTCTCGTCATTGGGTTGGTACATATTAGTCTAGTAGCAAAAATCCAAAATACCAAACACCCAAATTTTTTGTCAGAATATCCTATCATTGTTATTAACTATTAGATATGAGTGGTCCCTCGCACTTGACactattcaaaattttaatgcaTACAGTTCATTCCTTTTAGGGTCATATAACATATTGGTGATACATGGATTTGAATTTGCAAGTAAAAAATTGTCATTATCTCAAGCAAAGATTAAATTCTTGAAAGTGAGTAAATGTATAATGTGACATTTacttgctttatattttttcttttgcaatttACACATTTATTCACTTTATCCTTCATGTGGACCATGAGCTCATCATAACTGAGTGCATCTTTGTTTGGTTACTGATACATTGCAGAGcaatgttgttaatggcggATGGCGATTCATGGCGGAAAGTCAAAAATCTGCCATAAAAATATGGCGGATGTCGTAGCGGAAAATGACGGATGTCATgacgaacaaaaaaaaaacatatatataaactcattgaaattgaaaaaaaataaaggattgcattcaaataaactaaaaaagtttcatgagttCATACAATAATCAAGTACCAACACCAAATAACCTCATTACAGAGttataagaaaatgataaaaacataatGTAAAGTGCAAAGTGAAGGTTGAGGCTCTAATCATCTTCTCCAATCCCAACATAATTATCTTTGTTGTTATCATATGGTAATGGAAcatctctctctccctcttcccCATCAGACGCCTCAAAATTGAccatgatttcttcttcttcagattcAAGATCAATATTCTCCTCAAAATCTAgatcttcatcattttcttggacTGCTTTTTGCTTCCTTGATGAAGATCCAAAAACCATTGTCTGTTCTTTAGAAGTTTAGGCAGCAGCAACACTtgttgttttttactttttccgCCTAGTATACATCCTACACTCTCCAACCGCCGAAGCCTGATACACAGTTGCCCAATTTAGAGCATCAACATCTTCAAATACCAAATCATTTCCAGCATTGATCCATCTCTCCCACGAGCCATTCATTGCacacatcaatatcattaaGAGAAATTGGATAAATTTCATCTCTTGCATTATATCTTTGCTTCAATTGTTGGTTGTATTTGACAAACACCAAATCATGCAACCTCTTGTGCTCAagcctatttctttttttggaatgaatctacaacataacaaataaatgttgatttCAATATACTCTAAATAAAACTtgatcatcaaaattaaataaaattaaaaagtatagttAGAGTTTTGTCACAATTACTTGCTCAAACACACTCCAATTTCTTTCACATCCTGAAGCACTGCAAGtcaaactcaaaattttaatagctaGCTTTTGCAAATTTGGAGTTTGTGACCCAAACATTCGCCACCAATATGCTGCAATACCAATTACCAACCAAGAGCATAACTTCGAAGTTAGAATTCTGAATTATAAcactaatacataaaaaaatagtatggtATTTGTATTTGTCATATGGTAAAAGTTTCTTACTAGGAGAATGAGTTTTCCTTTGAGCCATTGCAAAGTCAGAACCAAAGTGTTCAGCACCGATCTTGTAAAGATGCAACTCGGTTAGAATTTTCTGTTGCACATCAAATTGTGGAATTAACTTCTTAATGCACTCAAACAAACCATTGGTGacctcaaaatcaaactccaagtCAGTGTTGTCATAAAAGAACTCTGGATTTAAGAAGTGGGCAGCTGCATGCAATGGCCTATGAAGCTGACAATTCCATCTTTTATCAATGATTGCAAACACATCTTTGTACTTGCTTTCATTGCTGTTGAAAGACTtgataattgtttcttttgccTTGTACATTGCTTCATAAATATAGCCCATGGCTGCTTTCTTTTCACCATCCACAAGACGAAGCACTTTCACAAGTGGAGCCATGACTTTAAGAGTGTAAACCACACTATTCCAAAAAGAAGGCATGAGAACTACCTTTGCATCTTCTTTTCCCTTAGGCTCCTTAGatagcttgttcaaggtccattcAAGGTCCTTTTTTAGTCCCACACTTTGTCTTTGCATTTGCAGCAGCATTACAAGAGTCCGCAAACTCATCTTCTTCACTTCCATCACATCCAATCGGTTCACCAAATTCAAAATCTCTTATATTTGCCATATTACCACTACCAGAAGTACTGTAAGTGGTCCCACTTTTTTTTGTAGCCATATATTCCTTCAACTCTTTGATTACATTTGGGGGAGTTTTCTTGCAAGCTGCAATGTTGCCCGACTTCCCAATCAGGTGTTGTTTGGCTCGGGTTGTTCCTCCCTTAGTGATTTTTCCACAGAAATTACAAACAATGGTGTTTGTATCTCCTTCCACCAGTGAATGACAATATTTCCAACCTGGGTCTACCTTATTTTTCCTCGTTGCACTTGTAGTAGCAGCATCAGATGATGGTTCAGCCATTTAAAAGAGgactgaacaaaaaaaataaaaattgtggtgtcaaatagaaaaaaaataaaaatgggacTGTCGAAAGTAAAAAGAGGGTGTCAAatagaaaaacgaaaaaaaagctgcagacaaaaaaaaggagtgtcaaacagcaaaaacaaaaccaaaaaaaaaataaagctttGCCCACCAGAGTACAAGTCGCGATGTTCTGCGTGTGGGTTGGGTCGTCGCCTCCGCGCTCGTTGCCGTCGTTGACGTCGTGCTCGTCGCCGCCGTTCACGCCGTGGGTCGTCGCTGCTGGCTGCTGTGCAGCGGGTCACGCGTGGCTGCTGTCGTGGCTGGTTACAGGAGTCGTGGCTAGGTTCCGAGGTCGCGCTTTGTGTTGGAGCTTGGAGGGGTTGCAGCTGCGTTCTGAAAGCTTGGAGGGGTCGTGCTTTTGATTAAGTTATCGGGTAGGGTTGGGTCGGGTTAGCCCAACTCCTACcacggacaaaaaaaaaaattccgccATTTTCCACCTCGCTGCCATATCCGCCATGACCGCCATGGCTATGACGGCCGCCATGACGCCGCCATCTTTAACCTGCCACGCCACCGCTATTCAGtggcattttttcaaaaatccgcTACGCAACTCCGCCATGGCTACCATTTAACAACACTGTTACAGAGGAGAGTTCTGGATGGTGAACACCTCTTTGTGAACAAGAGCAGTGTTAAGCATTAGATTCATGTACTAGTGGTTCTTATAAAAGGTTTCAGGTCGTTTACATAGGTATGAATTGCATGCACTATGTGCAAATGTCTTATCCATAAAACGTTATAATTACTTAACTATTAGTATGTGATACCCCATAAAACATTAAAACTGTGATGCATGTTCCGTGTGATCAATTAGTGGGAAATTTCTGTTCGGACATGACTTGCTTTTCTTGAATGTTCTGTATGTGATTTGATCCAGTAGAAGGTTTTTTGTGTcttaaatcattatttaagtggacaaaatttaaaagcaaaagCTAAATTTCTAATACTCTTTATGAAACCACCAAAATTAACCATGATGGACATTAGTGCACTGACCTTGAAAGTCGAAACATCTCTTGTTGGACTTCTAGCATTATATTGATCATTCTTGGACCCTTTTTGGATGCCAACTTAACAAAGGACTCTGAATGAGGACACTAAACAATGTTATTTACTTAATGTACATTAATGAATGTTCAGACCTAAATCTAAAAGGAGTAGAGTGAAGGTAAAGGTAAAGCAATAAGAGATACATgcaggaaagaaaaaagaagaagaagaaaagtagCTATTATATGATAGAATGTATTACAGTGGAGTAAAGAAAAAGTATTACCTTATCAGAATCAGCTTCAAGCTTAATAAGAGGTgcaaattaaatacattttgaTACTGAGACAATGAGACaagaaatgtaataaataaGACCCAAGTGTATACGATAAAATTGTGACAGACTCCACATACTACACATGTAAAACATTAACAAGCCATCCTGATTCCTAAACACATGATATGCATCTTCATTTTCAAAGCCACGGACTGAGGTCCATCATCTACACCAAGCTTCTCAAGGTCCTCAAAAAAAGCATCGGGATTTTTCTTCCACAACTCTTCCACCTTATTTATTTGCTGTTCACTTATTTGGCGAGCCCTTAACTGCTTCTTAAGGTATAAGACTTGTATATTCTCTATGTGATAACCTAAAAGGCACTTTCTTGAAGCATCATATGATATGCCAAAATCATCACATTCTAATAAGcattatgtaaatttaaatactatTTCTTGAAGTTTCAATTACTTTTAAGAAACTTTAAAGAGTGCGAAATGAATTATTCAAAAGTAGCTGACAAATGATAAAGAGCCTAGACAAAAATTGGTCCCTAACTTAGAATTATCTCATAGTACAGAAAGAACCTGAAGCAGTCCATTGCCAATCTAATTTGAGTTGAACATCCTTCAAGAATgggaaaaaaatacaagaaaggaTATTGATTGGGAACTTGCCCCCtgcaacaaaatttataaaaacattaacaatatactttaaaataaatcatgagagcattttcaaaatatataatgacgAAGGCCCAGAATCCCACGCCGGTGAGCACCAATCCCACGACTGTCGCCACTGCAAGAACCACTGCCACCACCTTATCATCCACCATGGGCTCGTCGTGAAAGAAGTAGAGGAAGAACCACGCCATTAGCACAACCAATTACATGATGATCGAGAATGGGTGCCAGAGGAGGCTCAAGAACAAAACGAACAACACCATCATGGAGTAGTTCATGCGGAAGTGGTCGAGGTTGCGCCTCACACGCATCGTCGCTTCTTCGATCGAGTAAGGGTGCGTGAAGGAGTAGAGTGTGAATACCTCTTCCCATGGTTGGTGTGTGGCGAAAGAAGAGCGTGTGGATGTCGTGGCGCATGTGACGAAGTAGGTAGTGGAGTTAGATGATGAGGGCGAGGGGAGAGAACCGTAATGAGGCTTTGGAAAAGACGCTAACGACATCGCATCTAGAGAGATTCAGATTTGAATTTGATGCTTCGAAAGTTTAAGGTTAGAAAATGGATCGAATTTGATGAAACTACAGATCCAACATATGAATAGTCAAAGCTTATCGAGCTCATCATTGGCAGCGGTGACGTCATTATTGCTTGCGGTGGTCGCCATTTCTAACCAAGCACCTGCTTCTGTTGCCATGGGAGGGATTTGCTTTGCGAAACAATGATAGGGTTTGTGTTGGCTTGAAGAATGTAAGGGGGCGCCAGTGAGTGAGAGAGACATGCTTTTTCAAGTAGTGAGATGCAGAAACTgagagtgaataggcaatttagtccctgacttaaattttaatt
This region of Glycine soja cultivar W05 chromosome 17, ASM419377v2, whole genome shotgun sequence genomic DNA includes:
- the LOC114391589 gene encoding PRA1 family protein F2-like codes for the protein MSLASFPKPHYGSLPSPSSSNSTTYFVTCATTSTRSSFATHQPWEEVFTLYSFTHPYSIEEATMRVRRNLDHFRMNYSMMVLFVLFLSLLWHPFSIIM
- the LOC114392079 gene encoding uncharacterized protein LOC114392079, which codes for MAQRKTHSPTYWWRMFGSQTPNLQKLAIKILSLTCSASGCERNWSVFEQIHSKKRNRLEHKRLHDLVFVKYNQQLKQRYNARDEIYPISLNDIDVCNEWLVGEMDQCWK